The Kribbella amoyensis genomic sequence CACTGCCACCGGCACCCTCGTAGATGTAGTCACCGAGGTGCAGTACGAGCGACGGGTGCTCCTCGGCCATCCGCTGGTACGCGGTGAAGTACCCGCCGGCGTAGTTGGAACACGACACGAACGCCATGTGCAGCGGGCTCCCGTACGTCCCCGGCAGCGGCGTGGTCACCGTGCGGCCGATGGCGGACAGGTGCTTCTCGCAACGGAAGCGGTAGTAGTACTCGCGGCCGGGCAGCAACCCGCCGACCTCGACGTGCACGGCGTGAGCCGACTCCGGCCCGGCGGAGACGACGCCGGCGCGGACGACGCGCCGCATCTGCGGGTCCAAGGCGACCTGCCACTGCACGTTGTACCGGCGGCTGGGCATCCCGCCCATACCGTCGGCCGCGAGCGGGTCGAGCGCGAGCCGGGTCCACAGCACGACGCTCCGGAAGTCGGGGTCACCGGACGCGATACCAAGCGTGAAAGGATCGGTCAGAGTCTGCCGCGAACCGGCAGACTCCACCGGGACGGGCGACCCGGAGGCCGGGACGGTACCGGCGGCGACAGCGGTGGCGCCGACAGCGGTAGCGGCGAGCAGGCCGCGCCGGGTGAGCGGGCGGTTGATCGGTGTAACGGGCATGGCGGAGCTCCGTGACTGATCGGGAAAAGGATTCCCCGACACCTTTCTCTCCGCCCAAGAACCCCAGGTGACACCCCGGCATGCCCCCGGTGAACCTTCCACCCGACCCCACCCACCTCGACCACCCACCTGGCCACCCGCCCACCTCGACCACCCACCCCACCTCGACCACCCACCCCACCTCGACCACTCACCTGACCACCCGCCCACCCGCTCGCCCGCCACCCGACCGAGCCGGGCCTCAACCACAGCTGCGAGCTCGCGCACCCAGCCGAAGACGGCGCCGTGTGCTGCAGCTGCGGATCGTGGCGCGGGGTTGTGGGCTGAGCACCCCAACCAGCTGGGGAAGGCCGGGAGCGTACGACTTTGTGCACGGGCCGGTCGGCGGAGCAGGTCCACCGCGACCGGTGCGTGCTCAAAGTGCGTGGGGCAACGGTTGGTGCGTGCACAAAGTGCGCCGAGGCAGCCGGCGGCGACCGCGGCTGCGAGCTCACGTGCCCGACCGAAGACAGCGCCGGGTGCTGCAGATGGAGATCGTGACGCGGGTTTGTGGGCTGAACACCCCAGCAAGCCGGGGCAGCTCCGGGGCGTACGACTTTGTGCACGTGGCGGTCGTCGGAGCGGGCTGTCCATGGCTGGTGTGTGCTCAAAGTGCGTGGGGCAACGGTTGGTCGGTGCACAAAGTGCGCCGAGGCAGCCGGCGGCTGGGGCGTATGACTTTGTGCACGGGCCGGTGGACGGAGGGGGCTGTCCGTGGCTGGTGTGTGCTCAAAGTGCGTGGGGCAACGGTTGGTGGGTGCACAAAGTGCGCCGAGGCGGCTGTCGGCGACCGCGGCTGCTAGCTCGCGTGCCCGGCCGGAGACGGCGGTGGGCGATGTAGGCAGAGCAAGGGGCGCGGGTTTGTGGCTGAGCACCCCCAGCAAGCTGGGGAGGGGCGGGGCGTACGACCTTGTGCACGGGCCGGTCGGTCGTGTGGTCTCGCGGTGGACGGCACGTGCTCAAGGTACGGAGGGGGTTGGCTGGTGGGTGCACAAGGTGCGGCGAGGCGTGGGGCGGCGAGGCGAGGCGGGCGAGGCGAGGGGGCGAGGCGAGGCGGGGCGGGGTGGGATGCGACCGGGTGCGGCGGCGCGAGGCGAGGCTGGGCGGGATGCGACCGGGTGCGGCGGGGCGGGGCGAGGCGGGGGTGGATGCGGCGGGGTGCGGTGAAGGGCGTTGGGGAGGTGCGGCGGAGTGCGGGTGAGGTGGTGGGGAGGGTGGAGTGGCGGGGCGGGGTTGGGGTGGGGGTGAGAGGGTGTCGGGATGAGCGACCAACTCGAGCGGGATGCTGCTGGTGCGTTGATTGTCGGTTTTCATGGGGCGACGCCTTCGGATGAGCTTCGGCGTGCGGTTGCGGCTGGGCTTGGGGCCGTCATCTTGTTCACCCGGAACGTTGTCGACGCCGACCAGGTCGCCGCGTTGACGGCGGCGTTGCGGGCCGAGCGGCCGGATCTGCTGATCGCGATCGATCACGAGGGTGGCGAGTTCTCCCATCTGTCGCCGGCGAACCCGTGGCCGCTGTCCTCCCCGCGTTCGCTCGGCGAACTGGACGACGTCGAGCTGACCCGCGCGTCCGCCCGCGACGCCGCGGCCACGCTGGCCCTGCTCGGGATCGACGTGATGCTCGCGCCGTCGGTCGACGTGAACAGCAACCCGGCGAACCCGATCATCTCGACCCGCTCGTTCGGCACCACCGCGGATCTCGTCTCGCGGCACGGGGTCGCCTTCGTCCAGGGGGTCCGGGACGCCGGGATCGCCGCCTGCCCGAAGCACTTCCCGGGGCACGGTGACGTCGCGGTCGACTCGCATCTCGCGCTGCCGCGGGTGGACCGGTCGATCGAGGAGGTCGGCGCCGTCGAACTCGCGCCGTTCCGCGCCACCATCGAGGCCGGCGCCGACGTGATCATGTCCGCGCACATCGTCTTCTCCGCGTACGACGACCAGCCGGCCACGTTGTCCCACCGGATCCTGCAGGGCCTGCTCCGTGACGAGCTCGGGTTCACCGGCGTGACCACGACCGACGCGCTGGAGATGCAGGCGATCACCAACACCCGCTCGATCGAGGACGCCGCGGTCGCGTCGATCCGGGCCGGCGCGGACCTGGCGATGATCGCGGTCGGCGACGCGAATCCGCAGGCCCTGACCGACCGAATCGTCGAGGCTGTCCGGACCGGATCCCTGGACGCCGCCCGGGTCGCCGAAGCCGCGTCCCGGGTCCGCGATCTCGGTGCGACGCTGGCGACACGGACCCGTCAGTCCGGGCTCGACGGCGCCCCGGTGCGTGAGGTTGCTGCTCGCGTGGTGGCCGGTCAGGAGTTCCCCGCGCTCGGCAGCGCGCCGTACGTGGTGGATCTGACGCAGGGGCTGCACCCGGCCTGGAACCCGTACTTCAGCGGCCTCCCGGAGGTGTTCCGCCGGATCGCGACCGACTCGGCCGGTGTCGTACTCCGCGCCGAGGACCCGGCCGCCCTCGCCGAAGCCCAGGCCGCCGCGACCGGCCGGCCACTCGTCATCGCGATCCAGGACGCGGTCCGTACGCCGTGGATGCGCGCGGCGCTCGAACAACTCCTGCGAGGCCGCGAGCGTGACGTCTTCGTCCTGTGCACCGGCATCCCCGAGGACCGCGCCCTCGTACCGGCCGGCGTCCCCACCGCGGTCACCTACGGCCGCAACCTGGTCGTCCTGGAGTCCGTCGCCGAGGTGCTCACCCGCAACGCCTGAGCGACGTACCGCCCGTCGTGGTCAGAAGCGGCGGGCGGTCAGGGTGAGGTCCAGGGCGTTCTGTTCCACGTAGTTGAGGGCGTGCCGTACGGCGCCGACCGAGACGATGGTGTCGCCCAGGGGAGAGGCCGCGACGCGGGGTGGGGTCGTGGTGAAGGTGGCCAGTTGCTCCTCGACGGCGGGGAGCAGGGCGCGGGCCGCCTCCGCGACGGCGCCGCCGAGGATAATCAGCTCGGGGTTGAAGAGGATCGCGAGGGTGGCGACCACGCGGGCGGTCCGCGCGGCCACCTCGGCAAGGATGCCTTGGGCAATGAGATCGCCCTTGGCGGCGGCCGCGAAGACCAGCTCGGCGGTGACCGGATCAGGCCCGGCCAGGTCGCGCAGGATCGTGTCGATGGCCGGATCGGCCAGGGCGGCGGTGCCGAGCTCGCGGGCGGTGCGGGCGATGCCGTGGGTGTCGCCGACGCCTTCGACCAGCTTGAGGTACACCATCTCGCCGGCACCGCCGCGGCTGCCGTGCAGGAGCCGGCCGGAATCCATCAGGCCCGCACCGAAGCGTTCGCCCGCGAGTAGTACGACCAGGTCGTCGACGTCGCGCCCGACCCCGCGCCAGTGCTCGCCGAGGACGGCCAGGTTCGCGTCGTTCTCCAACAAGGCCGGCCAGCCGTGCTGCTGGGACAGCCGCGCGGTCAGCCCGGTGTCGAACCGGCGCCAGAACTCGTCGTCGGCCAGGATGTTGCCGGTCCGGTCCACCGGGGCCGCGACGCCGACCCCGGCCGCGATCACGTCGGAGTCGGTCACCCCGGCCTCCGCGACCGCCTCGGCCACCGCCTGGTCGACCAGGTCGGTCCGCTGCTGCGGGGTCTCCTGGCCGGTGAACGAGCGGCCGGCCCGGGCCAGCGTCTCGCCGCGCAGGTTCGCCGCGACCACGATGGTCTTGCTCGCGCCGACGTCGATGCCCAGCACGTACCCGGCCTGGCTGTTGAACTCGAACCGGCGGGACGGCCGGCCGACGGTGGTGTCGTCGCGGCCGGGGTCGAGCTCGACCACCCAGCCCATCTCGATCAGGTCGTTGCAGACCGCGTGCACGGTCGCGCGGGTCAGTCCGGTGGCCTCGATCAGGCCTGTTCCGGTCATCACCCCCGCGGTCGAGAGCACGCCGAGTAGCTTGCCGGCATTGACCCGGCGCAACAGGGGCGGCGTGGCCGCCGAAGTCTTCGGCATAACCCTCTTGACCTCCTCGCAGAACCCCGCGCACAATACTGCAGAATCTAAATATAGAGTCTATATAAATTTCGCGGCAATGTCGCCGTCACCTCCAGGCAACACCACCGCCGATCCTGAGTGAGGCCCCCTTGACCAGCACCGACCTCCAGGCGTCCCGCGCAGTGAGCCCCTCCGACCCGGACTGGTGGCGCCAGGCCGTCGTCTACCAGATCTACCCGCGCAGCTTCGCCGACTCCAACGGCGACGGCGTCGGCGACCTGCAGGGCATCATCAGCCGGGTCCCGTACCTGGTCGAGCTCGGCATCGACGCGGTCTGGCTGAGCCCGTTCTACCCGTCCGCGCTGGCCGACGGCGGGTACGACGTGGACGACTATCGCGACGTGGACCCGCGGCTCGGCACCCTGGCCGACTTCGACCAACTGGTCGGCGCGCTGCACGGCGCCGGGATCAAGCTGATCGTCGACATCGTGCCGAACCACTCCTCCGACCGGCACGTCTGGTTCCAGGAGGCGCTCAAGGCCGCGAAGGGCTCGGCGGCCCGGGACCGGTACATCTTCCGCGAGGGTGCCGGCGACGAGCCGCCGTCGGACTGGGACTCGGTCTTCGGCGGCTCCGCGTGGACCCGGATCGAGGACGGCCAGTACTACCTGCACCTGTTCGCGGCCGAGCAGCCGGACCTGAACTGGGACAACCGGGAGGTCCGCGACGACTTCCTGAAGACGCTGCGGTTCTGGTCCGACCGTGGCGTGGACGGCTTCCGGGTCGACGTGGCGCACGCGCTGGTCAAGGACCTGACCGAGCCGCTGCCGTCGAAGACCACGCTGCCGCGGCAGTCGGAGTCGAACGGCATCCACCCGCTGTGGGACCGCGACGAGGTGCACGAGATCTACCAGGAGTGGCGCGAGGTCCTGAACGACTACGACCCGCCGCGGTCCGCGGTCGCCGAGGCGTTCGTACCGGCCGCCCGCCGCGCGCGGTACGCAAGTGCCCAGGGGCTGGGGCAGGCGTTCAACTTCGACCTGCTGCAGGCGGACTGGGACTACGACCGGTTCGTCCAGGTGATCAAGGAGAACCTCGCGCTGGTCGAGCAGAACGGCTCGTCCTCGACCTGGGTGTTCTCCAACCACGACGTGGTTCGGCACGCGACCCGGTACGGGCTGCCGAAGGACCCGAACGGGCGCTGGCAGGACGGCAAGGCGTGGCTGCTCAGCAACGGCACCGAGCCGACGGTCGACGTCGAGCAGGGGCTGCGCCGGGCTCGTGCGGCGGTGCTGCTGATGCTGGCGCTGCCGGGCTCGGCGTACCTGTACCAGGGCGAGGAGCTCGGGCTGCAGGAGGTCGGCGAGCTGCCGGCCGCGAACCTGCAGGACCCGGCGTACTTCCGCTCGAAGGGTGCCGAGAAGGGCCGGGACGGCTGCCGCGTGCCGCTGCCGTGGACGGTCGGCGGGCTGTCGTTCGGCTTCGGCACCGGCGGGTCGCACCTGCTGCAGCCGACCTGGTTCGGCGGGTACTCCGTGGAGGCGCAGGTCGGCGACCCGGACTCGACGCTGAGCCTGTACCGCAAGGCGCTCGCGGTCCGTCGTGGCCTGCAGACCGGTGAAGGGCTGGAGTGGGTGGACGGTGTCGACTGGCTGCTCCACTTCAAGCGGCCCGGCGGCTGGCAGTCGGTGACGAACTTCGGCGCGGCCCCGGTGGAGCTGCCCGAGGGTGCGGTGGTCGTGCTGTCGAGCGGTCCGCTCGAAGGCGCGAAGCTGCCGACCGACACGACCGCCTGGCTGATCTGAGCCGACCGGCTCAGTAAAGACTGCGGACGCGCGACCGGGTACCTCCCCTCAGCCCGGTCACGCGTCCGCGGGGGTTTCACTCCGGCCACCCGCCCGTCCGCCCGGTGCGGCAGGATGGGCGGGTGACTGCTTCGCTTGGGGATGTCGTTCGGGTACTAGACGCGTTGTACGACCCGGCCTGGGCCGAGAGTTGGGATGCCGTCGGCCTGGTCAGCGGGGATCCTGGTCAGCCGGTGCGGCGGATCCTCTTCGCCGTCGACCCGATGCGCGCGGTGGTGGACGAGGCGATCGAGGGGAAGTTCGACCTGATCGTCAGTCACCACCCCCTGCTCCTGCGTGGCGTGAACAGTGTCGCCGCCACCACGCCGAAGGGCCGGGTCGTGCACGACCTGATCCGGAACGGCGTCGCCCTGCACGTCTGCCACACCAACGCGGACAACGCGAACCCGGGTGTGAGCGACGCGTTGGCGGCCGCGCTCGGCCTGACCGGGACGCGCCCGTTGAAGGCGATGCCGGCCGAGGCGATGGACAAGCTCGTCGTGTACGTCCCCGTCGCCGAGACGCAGGCGATGATCGACGCGCTCGCGGCCGCCGGCGCCGGCCGGATCGGCGACTACGACCGGGCCGCCTGGTCCACCACCGGCGAGGGAACCTTCCGGCCGTTGGCGGGCGCGAACCCGACCATCGGCGAGGTCGGCGGTATCGAGGTCGTGCCCGAGTCGCGGGTCGAGATGGTGCTGCCGCGGTCCCGCCGGCGCGCGGTCGTCGCGGCGATGCGGGCCGCGCACTCCTACGAGGAACCGGCCTTCGACGTGTACGAGATGGCGTCGTTGCCGAGCGTGCGCGGCGGTGGCCGGATCGGCGTACTCCCGCGGCCGGTTCCGTTGGCCGAGTTCGCGCGGATCGTCCAGGACGGTCTGCCGCGGACCGAGCACGGGGTGCGCGTCTCGGGTGATCCGGAGCGGCTGATCGAGTCGGTCGCCGTGGTCGGGGGAGCAGGGGACTCGGAGTTCGACCGGGTCCGGGCGGCCGGCGTGGACGCGTACGTGACGGCCGACCTGCGGCACCACCCGGCGACCGAGGCCCGCGCGTACGCCGAGGGACCCGCGCTGGTCGACGTCGCGCACTGGGCCAGCGAGTGGCCGTGGTTGCGGGACGCCGAACGCCTCCTGGTCGCGGGGTTGGCAGAGCAGGGCAGTACCGTGGACACTCACATCTCGACGCTCTGCACGGACGCCTGGACCCTGCGGCTCTGACCCCGGGACCGCGTCGGCAGCAGCTGAACAACTGAACGCGCCGTAGCGAAGGAGCCGACCCTGAACGCCGAGCCCGCTGTCCAACGCCGGTTGCTGGACCTGCAGGATCTCGACCTGCAGCTGGATCAGGTCGCCCACAAGCGCAAGTCGCTGCCCGAGCACCAGGCGCTCACCGCACTGGCCGCCGAGAAGTCGGTGGTCGACCGCGAGCTGGTCACCGCCGACACCGAGGTGTCCGACCTGCAACGCGAACAGAAGAAGGCCGACAGCGACGTCGAGCAGGTCCGGCAGCGGAAGGCGCGCAACCAGCAGCGCCTCGACTCCGGCCAGGTCACGTCGCCGAAGGACCTGGAGGGACTGCAGCACGAGATCGGTTCGCTGGACCGGCGGATCGCCGATCTGGAGGACGCCGAGCTCGAGGTGATGGAGAAGCTGGAGGCCGCCGAGGCGACCCAGGCCGAGCTGCGTACCCGGGCCGAGGCGTTCGCGGGTCGGCAGGCCGAGCTGGAGACCAGCCGGGACGCCGCCACCAAGGACCTCGACGAGCAGCGCGCCACCGTCGGCGACCAGCGCGCCACCGTCGCCGCCGAGCTGCCGGACGACCTGGTCACGCAGTACCAGCGGCTGCGTGAGCGCAACGGCGGGATCGGTGCCGCGCCGCTGGTCGGCAAGCGGTGCATGGGCTGCCGGATGGAGCTCGCCCCGTCCGACCTGAACCGGATCCGCGCGGCCGCGCCGGACGTGGTGCTGCGGTGTGAGGAGTGCGGGCGGATCCTCGTCCGGACTTCGGAGAGCGGCGTATGAGCCCGGACCACGTCATCGTCGAGGCCGACGGTGGCTCCCGGGGCAACCCGGGCCCCGCGGCGTACGGTGCGCTGGTGCGGGACCCGGCCACCGGCGCGGTCATCGCGCAGGCCGGGGTGACGATCGGTGTCGCGACGAACAACGTGGCCGAGTACAGCGGTCTGATCGCCGGGCTCGAGCTGGCCGCGGAGTACGCGCCGAACGCGTCCATCGAGGTCCGGATGGACTCCAAGCTGGTCGTCGAGCAGATGGCCGGCCGGTGGAAGGTCAAGCACCCGGACCTCAAGCCGCTCGCGATCAAGGCGCAGGGCCTGGCTCCGTTCGGTACCGAGTGGACGTGGGTGCCGCGGGCCA encodes the following:
- the nagZ gene encoding beta-N-acetylhexosaminidase — its product is MSDQLERDAAGALIVGFHGATPSDELRRAVAAGLGAVILFTRNVVDADQVAALTAALRAERPDLLIAIDHEGGEFSHLSPANPWPLSSPRSLGELDDVELTRASARDAAATLALLGIDVMLAPSVDVNSNPANPIISTRSFGTTADLVSRHGVAFVQGVRDAGIAACPKHFPGHGDVAVDSHLALPRVDRSIEEVGAVELAPFRATIEAGADVIMSAHIVFSAYDDQPATLSHRILQGLLRDELGFTGVTTTDALEMQAITNTRSIEDAAVASIRAGADLAMIAVGDANPQALTDRIVEAVRTGSLDAARVAEAASRVRDLGATLATRTRQSGLDGAPVREVAARVVAGQEFPALGSAPYVVDLTQGLHPAWNPYFSGLPEVFRRIATDSAGVVLRAEDPAALAEAQAAATGRPLVIAIQDAVRTPWMRAALEQLLRGRERDVFVLCTGIPEDRALVPAGVPTAVTYGRNLVVLESVAEVLTRNA
- a CDS encoding ROK family protein, which translates into the protein MPKTSAATPPLLRRVNAGKLLGVLSTAGVMTGTGLIEATGLTRATVHAVCNDLIEMGWVVELDPGRDDTTVGRPSRRFEFNSQAGYVLGIDVGASKTIVVAANLRGETLARAGRSFTGQETPQQRTDLVDQAVAEAVAEAGVTDSDVIAAGVGVAAPVDRTGNILADDEFWRRFDTGLTARLSQQHGWPALLENDANLAVLGEHWRGVGRDVDDLVVLLAGERFGAGLMDSGRLLHGSRGGAGEMVYLKLVEGVGDTHGIARTARELGTAALADPAIDTILRDLAGPDPVTAELVFAAAAKGDLIAQGILAEVAARTARVVATLAILFNPELIILGGAVAEAARALLPAVEEQLATFTTTPPRVAASPLGDTIVSVGAVRHALNYVEQNALDLTLTARRF
- a CDS encoding glycoside hydrolase family 13 protein: MTSTDLQASRAVSPSDPDWWRQAVVYQIYPRSFADSNGDGVGDLQGIISRVPYLVELGIDAVWLSPFYPSALADGGYDVDDYRDVDPRLGTLADFDQLVGALHGAGIKLIVDIVPNHSSDRHVWFQEALKAAKGSAARDRYIFREGAGDEPPSDWDSVFGGSAWTRIEDGQYYLHLFAAEQPDLNWDNREVRDDFLKTLRFWSDRGVDGFRVDVAHALVKDLTEPLPSKTTLPRQSESNGIHPLWDRDEVHEIYQEWREVLNDYDPPRSAVAEAFVPAARRARYASAQGLGQAFNFDLLQADWDYDRFVQVIKENLALVEQNGSSSTWVFSNHDVVRHATRYGLPKDPNGRWQDGKAWLLSNGTEPTVDVEQGLRRARAAVLLMLALPGSAYLYQGEELGLQEVGELPAANLQDPAYFRSKGAEKGRDGCRVPLPWTVGGLSFGFGTGGSHLLQPTWFGGYSVEAQVGDPDSTLSLYRKALAVRRGLQTGEGLEWVDGVDWLLHFKRPGGWQSVTNFGAAPVELPEGAVVVLSSGPLEGAKLPTDTTAWLI
- a CDS encoding Nif3-like dinuclear metal center hexameric protein — encoded protein: MTASLGDVVRVLDALYDPAWAESWDAVGLVSGDPGQPVRRILFAVDPMRAVVDEAIEGKFDLIVSHHPLLLRGVNSVAATTPKGRVVHDLIRNGVALHVCHTNADNANPGVSDALAAALGLTGTRPLKAMPAEAMDKLVVYVPVAETQAMIDALAAAGAGRIGDYDRAAWSTTGEGTFRPLAGANPTIGEVGGIEVVPESRVEMVLPRSRRRAVVAAMRAAHSYEEPAFDVYEMASLPSVRGGGRIGVLPRPVPLAEFARIVQDGLPRTEHGVRVSGDPERLIESVAVVGGAGDSEFDRVRAAGVDAYVTADLRHHPATEARAYAEGPALVDVAHWASEWPWLRDAERLLVAGLAEQGSTVDTHISTLCTDAWTLRL
- a CDS encoding zinc ribbon domain-containing protein, with protein sequence MLDLQDLDLQLDQVAHKRKSLPEHQALTALAAEKSVVDRELVTADTEVSDLQREQKKADSDVEQVRQRKARNQQRLDSGQVTSPKDLEGLQHEIGSLDRRIADLEDAELEVMEKLEAAEATQAELRTRAEAFAGRQAELETSRDAATKDLDEQRATVGDQRATVAAELPDDLVTQYQRLRERNGGIGAAPLVGKRCMGCRMELAPSDLNRIRAAAPDVVLRCEECGRILVRTSESGV